The following proteins are co-located in the Noviherbaspirillum sp. UKPF54 genome:
- a CDS encoding phosphoglycerate kinase, which translates to MQFNRLSDLIARNQLQGKRVFIRADLNVPQDDAGNITEDTRIRASVPAIQQALQAGAAVMVTSHLGRPTEGEFKPEDSLAPIAKRLSELLGQPVELKQNWVDGVDVQPGQVVLLENCRVNKGEKKNSDELAQKMAKLCDVYVNDAFGTAHRAEATTHGIAKFAPVACAGPLLAAELDALGKALGDPKRPLAAIVAGSKVSTKLTILKTLAEKVDNLIVGGGIANTFMLASGLKIGKSLAEADLVGEAKAIIDMMAARGASVPIPVDVVCAKEFSATAAATIKDVKDVADDDMILDIGPKTAAQLAQQIAQAGTVVWNGPVGVFEFDQFGEGTKTLAMAIANSKAFSIAGGGDTLAAIAKYDIADKVGYISTGGGAFLEFLEGKTLPAVEVLMQRAA; encoded by the coding sequence ATGCAATTCAACCGCTTGAGCGACCTCATCGCACGCAATCAACTCCAGGGCAAACGCGTCTTCATCCGCGCCGATCTCAATGTGCCGCAAGACGATGCCGGCAACATCACCGAAGACACCCGCATCCGCGCCTCGGTACCGGCGATCCAGCAGGCGCTGCAGGCCGGCGCCGCCGTGATGGTGACGTCGCACCTCGGCCGTCCGACCGAAGGCGAGTTCAAGCCGGAAGATTCGCTGGCGCCGATCGCCAAGCGCCTGTCCGAATTGCTCGGCCAGCCGGTGGAACTGAAACAGAACTGGGTCGACGGCGTCGATGTGCAGCCAGGCCAGGTCGTGTTGCTGGAAAACTGCCGCGTCAACAAGGGCGAGAAAAAGAACAGCGACGAACTGGCGCAGAAGATGGCCAAGCTGTGCGACGTGTACGTCAACGATGCGTTCGGCACCGCGCACCGCGCCGAGGCGACCACGCACGGTATCGCGAAATTCGCGCCGGTCGCCTGCGCCGGTCCGCTGCTCGCCGCCGAACTCGATGCGCTGGGCAAGGCGCTGGGCGACCCGAAGCGTCCGCTGGCCGCGATTGTCGCCGGCTCCAAGGTGTCGACCAAGCTGACCATCCTGAAAACGCTGGCCGAGAAGGTCGACAATCTGATCGTCGGCGGCGGCATCGCCAACACCTTCATGCTGGCGTCCGGTCTCAAGATCGGCAAGTCGCTGGCCGAAGCCGATCTGGTCGGCGAAGCGAAGGCCATCATCGATATGATGGCTGCGCGCGGCGCATCGGTGCCGATTCCGGTCGACGTGGTGTGCGCCAAGGAATTTTCGGCAACGGCAGCTGCGACCATCAAGGACGTGAAGGACGTGGCCGACGACGACATGATTCTCGACATCGGCCCGAAGACGGCGGCCCAGCTGGCGCAGCAGATCGCGCAAGCCGGCACCGTCGTCTGGAACGGCCCGGTCGGCGTGTTCGAGTTCGACCAGTTCGGCGAAGGGACGAAGACGCTGGCGATGGCGATCGCCAATTCCAAGGCGTTTTCGATTGCAGGCGGCGGCGACACGCTCGCTGCAATCGCGAAATACGACATCGCTGACAAGGTCGGCTATATCTCGACCGGCGGCGGCGCCTTCCTGGAGTTCCTGGAAGGTAAGACCTTGCCTGCGGTAGAAGTCCTGATGCAGCGCGCTGCTTAA
- a CDS encoding AzlD domain-containing protein: MNTVDTWLTILWLTLATILTRCSFFLLGRYAVRLPPKVQHALRYAPAAALAAIVAPDLLLANGELAVTWANPKLMAGLGAALVFLTTRHLLGTIVAGMALFTLLRIVL, encoded by the coding sequence ATGAACACAGTCGATACCTGGCTGACCATCCTGTGGCTGACGCTGGCGACCATCCTGACCCGCTGTTCGTTCTTCCTGCTCGGGCGCTACGCCGTACGGTTGCCGCCCAAGGTGCAGCATGCGTTGCGCTATGCGCCGGCCGCCGCGCTGGCGGCGATCGTTGCACCCGACTTGCTGCTGGCGAACGGTGAGCTTGCGGTAACTTGGGCCAATCCGAAGCTGATGGCGGGGCTGGGTGCTGCTTTGGTGTTTTTGACAACAAGGCATCTGCTTGGAACCATCGTTGCCGGCATGGCCTTGTTCACTTTGCTACGTATCGTCTTGTAA
- a CDS encoding AzlC family ABC transporter permease, protein MSNTESKLLDGAAADPEKRAFSEGFKACAPTMPGIFAWGMVTGMAMMKSGLTLWQALGMTFLVFAGSAQLASVPLMAANVPIWMVFVTALVVNLRFVIFSAAVGPHFAHLPWHKRLWYGYFNADITMGLFPQRFPAETIFRSAGKVGFFSGIGYPNWCAWQSGSVAGILLASQIPENWGIGFAGTLALLAVAIPLTINGAALAGVIVASIVAVAAAGLPYRLGLLLAVILGMAAAMIVDTFLDKEKA, encoded by the coding sequence ATGAGCAATACAGAGTCAAAATTACTGGATGGCGCTGCCGCCGATCCGGAAAAGCGGGCGTTCAGCGAAGGATTCAAGGCGTGCGCGCCGACCATGCCCGGTATCTTCGCGTGGGGCATGGTGACCGGCATGGCGATGATGAAATCGGGCCTCACGCTTTGGCAGGCGCTGGGCATGACTTTTCTGGTGTTCGCCGGCTCGGCGCAACTGGCCTCGGTGCCGCTGATGGCGGCCAATGTGCCGATCTGGATGGTGTTTGTGACCGCGCTGGTGGTGAACCTGCGGTTTGTCATTTTTTCGGCGGCGGTCGGCCCGCACTTCGCGCATCTACCCTGGCACAAGCGACTGTGGTATGGCTACTTCAATGCCGATATCACGATGGGTCTGTTCCCGCAGCGCTTTCCGGCAGAGACGATTTTTCGCAGCGCAGGCAAAGTCGGCTTTTTCAGCGGCATCGGCTATCCCAACTGGTGCGCCTGGCAGTCCGGTTCGGTCGCCGGCATCCTGCTTGCCAGCCAGATTCCCGAAAACTGGGGCATCGGGTTCGCCGGCACGCTGGCCTTGCTGGCGGTCGCCATCCCGCTCACCATCAATGGTGCCGCGCTCGCCGGCGTGATCGTCGCAAGCATCGTGGCCGTTGCCGCGGCCGGGTTGCCTTACCGGTTGGGGTTGCTGCTTGCCGTGATTCTCGGCATGGCGGCAGCCATGATCGTCGATACCTTTCTCGACAAGGAAAAAGCATGA
- a CDS encoding branched-chain amino acid transaminase has protein sequence MSMADRDGKIWKDGELIDWRDAKVHVLTHTLHYGMGVFEGVRAYKTPKGTAIFRLKEHTQRLFNSAKIFQMQIPFDMETVMQAQRQVVRENKLESCYLRPLVWIGSEKLGVSAKGNTIHVAIAAWPWGAYLGEDGLAKGIRVKTSSFTRHHVNVSLVRAKACGYYINSILANQEATADGYDEALLLDTDGYVSEGSGENVFIVKNGKIYTPDLASCLDGITRDAVLTMARDLGIEVIEKRITRDEMYCCDEAFFTGTAAEITPIRELDNRVIGAGKRGPITEKLQSLFFDVVAGKAPQYEHWLTLV, from the coding sequence ATGTCCATGGCCGACCGCGACGGAAAAATCTGGAAAGACGGCGAACTCATTGATTGGCGTGATGCCAAGGTCCACGTGCTCACCCACACCCTGCACTACGGCATGGGCGTGTTCGAAGGCGTACGCGCCTACAAGACGCCGAAGGGCACCGCGATTTTCCGCCTCAAAGAACACACGCAGCGTCTGTTCAACTCGGCCAAGATTTTCCAGATGCAGATCCCGTTCGACATGGAAACGGTAATGCAAGCGCAGCGCCAGGTCGTGCGCGAAAACAAGCTGGAATCCTGCTATCTCCGCCCGCTGGTGTGGATCGGGTCCGAAAAACTCGGCGTATCCGCCAAGGGCAACACCATTCACGTCGCAATTGCCGCCTGGCCGTGGGGCGCGTATCTCGGCGAAGACGGCCTGGCCAAGGGCATCCGCGTCAAGACATCTTCGTTCACCCGTCACCACGTGAACGTGTCGCTGGTGCGCGCCAAGGCGTGCGGCTACTACATCAATTCGATCCTGGCCAACCAGGAAGCGACCGCCGACGGCTATGACGAGGCGCTGCTGCTCGACACCGATGGCTATGTGTCCGAAGGCTCCGGCGAAAACGTCTTCATCGTCAAGAACGGCAAGATCTACACGCCCGACCTCGCCTCCTGCCTGGACGGCATCACGCGCGACGCGGTGCTGACGATGGCGCGCGACCTCGGCATCGAAGTGATCGAAAAGCGCATCACGCGCGATGAGATGTACTGCTGCGACGAAGCCTTCTTTACCGGCACCGCCGCCGAGATCACGCCGATCCGCGAACTGGACAACCGCGTCATCGGCGCAGGCAAGCGCGGCCCGATCACGGAAAAACTGCAGTCGCTGTTCTTCGACGTGGTCGCCGGCAAGGCACCGCAGTACGAACACTGGCTCACCCTGGTTTAA
- a CDS encoding zinc-finger domain-containing protein, whose protein sequence is MTQAKQATSYVELDGKDLPAFCPNPAMPIWSSHPRVYLDLGHHGEGKCPYCGTVYRLKPGTVVKGH, encoded by the coding sequence ATGACCCAAGCAAAACAAGCGACGAGCTACGTCGAACTGGACGGCAAGGACTTGCCCGCCTTCTGCCCCAACCCCGCCATGCCGATCTGGTCGTCCCATCCGCGCGTCTACCTCGACCTGGGCCATCACGGCGAAGGCAAATGCCCGTACTGCGGCACGGTCTATCGCCTTAAGCCCGGCACCGTCGTCAAAGGCCACTGA